From Shewanella psychrophila, a single genomic window includes:
- a CDS encoding DNA-3-methyladenine glycosylase I gives MDKKRCGWVGDDQIYLDYHDDVWGQPVFDSLELFAKLCLEGQQAGLSWITILKKQKTYEAAFSNFDPEVIAKFDDTKVEELLLDKGIVRNRLKVNSIIKNARGYMANFSDTKGEQGNDFSEFLWSFVGGKPIVNHFTEMKQIPVQTTESEAMSKALKKLGFNFVGPTICYAFMQAVGMVNDHATYCFCYDKCNK, from the coding sequence ATGGACAAGAAGCGTTGTGGCTGGGTTGGGGATGATCAAATTTATCTGGATTATCATGATGATGTTTGGGGCCAGCCTGTATTCGATAGTCTGGAGCTTTTCGCCAAACTCTGCCTCGAAGGTCAGCAAGCCGGGCTTTCATGGATCACTATCCTTAAGAAACAAAAAACCTATGAAGCGGCATTTTCCAATTTTGATCCTGAGGTGATTGCCAAGTTCGATGATACCAAGGTCGAAGAATTACTCCTAGATAAGGGGATAGTCAGAAACCGTCTCAAGGTAAACTCCATCATCAAGAATGCTCGTGGCTATATGGCCAACTTTTCTGACACCAAGGGCGAGCAGGGGAATGATTTCTCTGAGTTTCTTTGGAGTTTCGTTGGCGGCAAGCCGATTGTGAATCATTTTACTGAGATGAAACAGATACCAGTGCAGACTACCGAGTCTGAAGCCATGTCTAAAGCTTTGAAAAAGCTTGGTTTTAACTTCGTTGGGCCGACAATCTGTTATGCATTCATGCAAGCGGTAGGTATGGTGAATGATCATGCAACATATTGTTTTTGTTATGATAAGTGTAATAAGTAA
- the glyS gene encoding glycine--tRNA ligase subunit beta, with product MNFENLLIEVGTEELPPKALRKLAESFLSNFTDELNKAELSFESAVWHAAPRRLALCVNQLADAQADKVVEKRGPAIAQAFDADGNPTKAAMGWARGNGITVEEAGRLKTEKGEWLLHQAKVVGVETKGLISAMAQRSLDKLPIPKPMRWGSSKIQFIRPVHTVTMLLGSEIVEGELLGVKSDRVIRGHRFMGQSSFELDHADNYLTALKEQGKVLVDYEARKAIIKADAETAATKIGGVADLEDELLEEVTSLVEWPVVLTANFEEKFLNVPAEALVYTMKGDQKYFPVFDKTGQLLPNFIFVTNIESKDPQVIISGNEKVVRPRLADAEFFFENDKKLTLEERLVSLETVVFQKQLGTIKQRVERISEIAGFIASSIDANAEEASRAGLLSKSDLMTNMVMEFTDLQGTMGMHYARLDGETEAVSLAQQEQYKPKFSGDTVPTASISVCVALAEKLDTLVGIFGIGQAPKGAADPFALRRAAIGILRICVENNLPLDLVDLIAKAQALHGSNLSNDKAAEQVLEFFMARFRAWYQDQGVSVDVILAVLARRPTSPADFDSRIKAVAHFRTLEQASALAAANKRVSNILAKVEGDIPANIDASLLTENAEKALAEKLKELQPKLAPLFASANYQEALALLADLRESVDTFFEDVMVMVDDEALKNNRLALLSSLRDQFLHAADISLLQ from the coding sequence ATGAATTTTGAAAACTTACTCATTGAAGTAGGAACTGAAGAGTTACCTCCGAAAGCCCTGCGTAAACTCGCAGAGTCTTTCCTAAGCAACTTTACCGATGAGCTGAACAAAGCTGAACTCAGCTTCGAATCAGCTGTTTGGCATGCCGCTCCGCGTCGTTTAGCACTTTGTGTCAATCAACTCGCAGACGCTCAAGCCGATAAAGTTGTTGAGAAACGTGGGCCAGCAATAGCCCAAGCATTCGACGCTGACGGTAATCCGACTAAAGCCGCCATGGGCTGGGCTCGTGGTAACGGCATCACAGTCGAAGAAGCTGGTCGCCTTAAAACAGAAAAGGGCGAATGGTTATTACACCAGGCAAAAGTTGTCGGTGTAGAGACTAAAGGCCTAATCTCAGCTATGGCACAGCGCTCGCTAGATAAGTTACCCATTCCTAAGCCTATGCGCTGGGGAAGCAGCAAGATTCAATTTATCCGCCCGGTTCATACTGTCACCATGCTTCTTGGCAGTGAAATCGTCGAAGGAGAATTGCTAGGCGTCAAATCTGACCGAGTTATCCGTGGACATCGTTTCATGGGTCAATCCAGTTTCGAGCTAGATCATGCCGATAACTACCTAACTGCACTTAAAGAGCAAGGGAAAGTCTTAGTAGATTATGAAGCGCGTAAAGCGATTATTAAGGCAGATGCTGAAACTGCAGCGACTAAGATTGGTGGTGTTGCCGATCTTGAAGATGAGCTTTTAGAAGAGGTTACCTCACTCGTTGAATGGCCTGTGGTATTAACCGCTAACTTCGAAGAGAAGTTCCTTAATGTACCTGCTGAAGCCTTGGTTTACACCATGAAAGGCGATCAAAAATACTTCCCGGTATTCGACAAGACAGGTCAGCTGCTACCTAACTTTATCTTCGTCACTAACATAGAGTCTAAAGATCCTCAGGTCATTATCTCCGGTAACGAGAAAGTGGTTCGTCCACGTCTTGCCGATGCCGAGTTTTTCTTCGAAAATGATAAAAAACTGACATTGGAAGAGCGCCTAGTCAGCCTGGAAACCGTCGTGTTCCAGAAGCAGCTGGGTACTATTAAGCAACGTGTCGAGCGCATCTCTGAAATAGCTGGTTTCATCGCTAGCAGCATAGATGCAAATGCCGAGGAAGCATCTCGTGCAGGCCTGCTTTCTAAGTCAGACTTGATGACTAACATGGTGATGGAGTTTACTGATCTTCAGGGCACAATGGGCATGCATTACGCCCGCCTCGACGGTGAAACTGAAGCAGTCTCTCTTGCACAGCAAGAGCAATACAAGCCTAAGTTCTCCGGTGATACAGTTCCTACAGCATCAATTTCTGTCTGTGTCGCTCTAGCTGAAAAGCTAGATACTCTGGTTGGTATTTTCGGAATTGGCCAGGCACCTAAGGGCGCTGCCGATCCATTTGCACTGCGCCGCGCCGCTATCGGTATCCTGCGTATCTGTGTTGAGAATAACCTGCCGCTGGATCTGGTTGACCTTATTGCTAAGGCACAGGCATTACATGGCAGTAATTTAAGTAATGATAAAGCTGCCGAGCAGGTACTCGAGTTCTTCATGGCTCGTTTCCGTGCCTGGTACCAAGATCAAGGTGTTAGCGTCGACGTAATCTTAGCCGTACTGGCTCGTCGTCCAACATCACCTGCAGATTTTGATAGTCGTATCAAGGCAGTAGCTCATTTCAGAACACTAGAACAGGCTTCGGCATTGGCCGCCGCTAACAAGCGTGTGTCTAATATCCTGGCTAAAGTTGAAGGTGATATTCCGGCAAATATCGATGCGAGTTTATTGACTGAAAACGCTGAAAAAGCACTGGCAGAGAAGCTCAAGGAGCTTCAACCTAAACTGGCTCCTTTGTTTGCCTCGGCAAACTATCAGGAAGCATTAGCACTGTTGGCTGACCTACGTGAAAGCGTGGATACCTTCTTTGAAGATGTCATGGTGATGGTCGATGACGAAGCACTGAAGAACAATCGCTTAGCGCTACTTTCTAGCCTACGCGACCAGTTCCTCCATGCTGCGGACATATCATTGCTGCAATAA
- the glyQ gene encoding glycine--tRNA ligase subunit alpha: MTTKHDVKTFQGFIMTLQEYWAQQGCAIVQPLDMEVGAGTFHPQTFLRSLGPEPMSSAYVQPCRRPTDGRYGENPNRLQHYYQFQVVLKPSPSNIQELYLGSLEALGVDMGVHDVRFVEDNWESPTLGAWGLGWEVWLNGMEVSQFTYFQQVGGLECSPVTGEITYGLERLAMYIQEVDSVYDLVWTDGPMGKIMYGDIFHQNEVEQSTYNFEHADVDVLFTLFDDCEKACQRLLSLEKPLPLPAYEQVMKASHAFNLLDARHAISVTERQRYILRVRTMSKGVAESYYQAREALGFPMCK; encoded by the coding sequence ATGACGACGAAACATGACGTAAAGACATTCCAGGGTTTCATTATGACCCTGCAGGAGTACTGGGCGCAGCAAGGTTGCGCCATTGTTCAACCTCTCGATATGGAGGTTGGCGCTGGTACATTCCACCCACAGACTTTCCTACGCTCTCTTGGCCCAGAGCCAATGAGCAGTGCTTATGTGCAGCCATGTCGCCGCCCGACCGATGGCCGTTATGGTGAAAACCCTAACCGCCTGCAGCACTATTATCAGTTTCAGGTCGTGTTAAAGCCATCTCCAAGTAATATTCAGGAACTCTACCTGGGTTCACTGGAAGCTCTGGGCGTAGACATGGGCGTTCATGATGTGCGTTTCGTCGAAGACAACTGGGAGTCTCCTACTCTAGGTGCCTGGGGTCTAGGTTGGGAAGTTTGGTTGAACGGTATGGAAGTCTCTCAGTTCACTTACTTCCAGCAAGTCGGTGGATTGGAATGTAGTCCGGTCACCGGTGAGATCACTTACGGTCTAGAGCGTCTGGCCATGTACATTCAGGAAGTAGACAGTGTCTATGACCTTGTCTGGACCGATGGTCCAATGGGCAAGATCATGTACGGCGATATCTTCCACCAGAATGAAGTTGAGCAATCAACTTACAACTTCGAGCATGCCGATGTTGATGTGCTATTCACCTTATTTGATGACTGTGAAAAAGCCTGTCAGCGTCTATTATCTCTGGAAAAACCACTTCCACTACCCGCTTATGAGCAGGTGATGAAAGCCTCTCATGCATTTAATTTGCTTGATGCACGCCACGCAATCTCAGTCACAGAGCGTCAGCGTTACATACTACGCGTACGTACTATGTCTAAAGGTGTTGCAGAGTCTTATTACCAAGCCCGTGAAGCTCTCGGCTTCCCAATGTGTAAGTAG